A single genomic interval of Mucilaginibacter boryungensis harbors:
- a CDS encoding class I SAM-dependent methyltransferase produces the protein MKNKLPYLNLGCGGHFDKRWTNIDFFKTGEGVIAHNLLKGIPSADNSFEVVYHSHVLEHFSKKDAIKFISECYRVLGNNGIIRIAVPDLEQIVHHYTRLLALGKANLGNPAIRADYEWIMTEMYDQTVRNNWGGEMLNILTSKDLPNEKFIYSRIGTEGRMIRESIITQQNPVTRKPGSIIKKALSLNSFKQLFFKIILGSDYQLYRIGKFRRSGEIHQWMYDSYSLTNLLTDAGFKNIEVKTFDTSAIANWRQYGLDEMDGKARKPDSLFVEAIKLS, from the coding sequence ATGAAAAACAAGCTTCCATATTTAAATTTAGGCTGCGGAGGTCATTTTGACAAACGGTGGACAAACATTGATTTTTTTAAAACCGGAGAAGGCGTTATAGCCCACAATTTACTAAAAGGAATACCATCTGCTGATAATAGCTTTGAAGTGGTATACCATTCACACGTGCTGGAACATTTTTCAAAAAAAGACGCTATAAAGTTTATCAGTGAATGCTACAGGGTATTGGGCAACAACGGAATAATAAGAATTGCGGTACCTGATCTTGAACAAATTGTGCACCATTATACGCGCCTATTGGCTTTGGGTAAAGCCAATCTGGGCAATCCCGCAATAAGGGCGGATTATGAATGGATAATGACAGAGATGTATGATCAGACGGTGCGGAATAATTGGGGTGGCGAAATGCTTAATATATTAACGAGTAAAGATTTGCCTAATGAAAAATTTATATATAGCCGCATAGGTACTGAAGGCAGAATGATAAGAGAAAGTATAATAACGCAACAAAACCCGGTAACAAGAAAACCCGGCAGCATAATAAAGAAGGCATTATCGCTAAACAGCTTTAAGCAACTATTTTTTAAAATAATTTTAGGTTCTGATTATCAATTGTATAGGATTGGAAAATTCAGAAGATCAGGCGAAATACATCAATGGATGTATGACAGTTATTCGTTAACAAATCTGTTGACCGACGCGGGCTTTAAAAATATCGAAGTAAAGACGTTTGATACCAGTGCTATTGCTAACTGGCGCCAGTATGGCTTAGATGAAATGGACGGAAAAGCAAGGAAACCCGATTCCCTTTTTGTAGAAGCCATAAAGTTATCATGA
- a CDS encoding acyltransferase, with protein MLKLLRNIAKACFPEYFERKRIRLLNAIIGAGAVIYKSAIISNTNKKDAVKIGAGSHIAGMLVNCDKGKISIGERSFIGEDSRIYAVLNITIGDNVQIAHNVNIYDSNIHSLNPKKRQQEFIVNTTQGFTQINDWREQEVIINNNVWIGAGSFIMKGVSIGENTIIGAGSVVLKSLPPNVVAAGNPSKIIKPLDQEDQNQIPD; from the coding sequence ATGCTCAAACTGTTAAGAAATATTGCAAAAGCTTGCTTCCCTGAATACTTTGAGAGAAAAAGGATCCGGCTGCTTAACGCAATTATTGGGGCCGGTGCCGTGATTTATAAAAGTGCCATAATTAGCAATACAAATAAAAAAGACGCTGTTAAAATAGGCGCGGGCAGTCATATCGCAGGCATGTTAGTTAACTGTGATAAAGGGAAAATAAGCATTGGCGAACGATCATTTATAGGCGAAGACAGCAGGATATATGCTGTATTAAATATAACTATTGGCGATAATGTGCAAATAGCGCATAATGTAAATATTTACGATAGCAACATTCATTCTTTAAACCCTAAAAAAAGGCAACAGGAATTTATCGTTAATACTACACAGGGGTTTACACAAATTAATGATTGGCGTGAACAGGAAGTTATTATTAACAATAATGTTTGGATAGGTGCCGGTTCCTTTATTATGAAGGGAGTTAGTATTGGCGAAAATACCATAATTGGTGCTGGCAGCGTCGTACTAAAAAGCCTCCCTCCTAATGTGGTGGCGGCTGGTAATCCCTCCAAAATAATTAAACCGCTCGATCAGGAAGATCAAAATCAGATACCTGATTAG
- a CDS encoding alpha-1,2-fucosyltransferase has translation MLKRSHGLKISKFSSTIAPGEVLEKLDDGALYDGFFQSLQYWGTYTADIARLFTIQPRYKQQYDLIAKDLPIDKTIIVIHIRRGDYLNHNFNLPDSYYHNAIKAMKITNPFYVFISDDTEYVKKEFEYLSNKYISENNEIIDLQLLQNADVCILSNSSFSWWGAWLNNKAGKTVYAPKNWLGFREGTEYPAGIMSNLNYNFISIEC, from the coding sequence ATGCTAAAAAGATCACATGGGCTTAAGATATCAAAATTTAGCAGTACAATTGCCCCAGGCGAAGTATTGGAAAAACTTGACGACGGTGCGCTATACGATGGTTTTTTCCAATCATTACAGTATTGGGGAACATATACAGCAGATATTGCCCGGCTGTTTACTATTCAACCACGTTACAAGCAGCAATATGATCTAATTGCTAAGGACCTACCCATAGATAAAACGATCATTGTTATACATATCAGACGCGGAGATTATTTGAACCATAACTTCAATTTGCCCGACAGCTATTACCACAATGCTATAAAGGCAATGAAAATTACCAATCCTTTTTATGTGTTTATATCCGACGATACCGAATATGTTAAAAAAGAATTTGAATACCTGTCCAACAAATACATCTCTGAGAACAATGAAATAATCGATTTGCAGTTATTACAAAACGCCGATGTTTGTATCCTATCTAACAGTTCGTTCAGTTGGTGGGGTGCGTGGTTAAATAATAAAGCCGGTAAAACAGTGTATGCACCTAAAAACTGGCTTGGGTTTCGGGAAGGCACAGAATACCCGGCAGGCATTATGAGCAACTTGAACTATAATTTTATAAGCATTGAATGCTAA
- a CDS encoding DUF268 domain-containing protein, whose product MLNYLRKLKRFLKNEAAEIKKRAIYEQQLANFKNQAPPSVKIIEYPCLDDNKPYTPVEPHYTYHPAWAARVLAQTKPVKHIDISSTTNFTTILSAFIPVEFYDYRPANIHLSNYSSGRTNLTSLHFESDSVDSLSCMHTVEHIGLGRYGDPIDIDGDKKAMEELQRVLAVGGTLLFVVPVGNPRTEFNAHRVYGYDTIIENFNKLKLKEFTLIPDDFENIGYITNPSREIIDRQRWGCGCFWFIKA is encoded by the coding sequence GTGTTAAATTATTTAAGAAAATTAAAGCGGTTCCTGAAAAACGAGGCAGCTGAAATTAAAAAAAGGGCTATTTATGAACAGCAATTAGCCAATTTTAAAAACCAGGCACCACCATCGGTTAAAATAATTGAATATCCCTGTTTGGATGATAACAAACCCTATACGCCGGTAGAACCTCATTATACTTATCACCCGGCATGGGCTGCGCGTGTATTGGCGCAAACAAAACCTGTTAAACATATTGATATTTCGTCTACAACAAATTTCACCACCATCCTATCGGCCTTTATCCCGGTAGAATTTTACGATTACAGGCCTGCTAACATTCATTTATCTAATTACTCATCGGGCAGGACCAATCTAACCTCGCTACACTTTGAATCGGATTCGGTTGATAGCCTTTCATGTATGCATACCGTTGAGCACATAGGTTTGGGCAGGTATGGCGATCCTATTGATATTGACGGTGATAAAAAAGCCATGGAAGAACTGCAAAGGGTTTTAGCCGTTGGCGGTACTTTATTATTCGTAGTACCTGTTGGTAACCCCAGGACAGAATTTAATGCCCACAGGGTGTATGGCTACGATACAATTATCGAAAATTTCAACAAACTAAAACTTAAGGAATTTACCCTGATACCCGATGATTTTGAAAATATAGGTTACATAACAAACCCATCCCGGGAAATAATAGATAGACAGCGTTGGGGTTGCGGCTGTTTTTGGTTTATCAAAGCATGA
- a CDS encoding glycosyltransferase family 2 protein, translated as MNSISFFVPAYNCSATIKEAVESIIATNMVDGDELIVVNDYSTDDTGTVLANLEKLYPQIRIINHIINKGGAAARNTAVEAATHELLFCLDSDNVLAPNSISLLLGHLLEHKAEIASFSELKYFSTTTDTIDGSWHFDLPMYNINHVLSGKLFPGASGNYLFTKNSWQKANGYSEDMGALDTWSFGAKQLFENCKMVVLPGSFYFHRRGHDSYYIRDAWNKRKSVSLRLIKLIIAYIDHIHPADVDYIFSKKGRYSWFDNLDKRPIRVVDNSKATKVWAEHTLKVTPLRKMNNRIGHYRSRLSHILKRK; from the coding sequence ATGAACAGTATCAGTTTCTTCGTACCCGCATATAATTGCTCGGCCACTATAAAAGAAGCAGTTGAATCAATTATAGCCACCAACATGGTTGATGGGGATGAGCTAATTGTAGTGAATGATTACTCAACCGACGATACCGGGACTGTTTTAGCCAATCTGGAAAAGTTGTATCCCCAAATAAGAATCATCAACCATATCATCAACAAGGGTGGCGCGGCTGCACGTAATACTGCGGTAGAAGCAGCAACCCACGAGCTGCTGTTTTGCCTGGATTCGGATAACGTTTTAGCGCCGAATAGTATCAGTCTTTTATTGGGTCATCTTTTAGAGCATAAAGCAGAGATTGCCAGTTTTAGCGAATTGAAGTATTTCTCAACCACTACGGACACAATCGATGGATCGTGGCACTTTGATTTACCTATGTATAACATCAACCATGTGCTTAGCGGCAAACTGTTTCCGGGTGCCAGTGGTAACTACCTGTTCACTAAAAATAGCTGGCAAAAGGCAAATGGTTATAGCGAGGATATGGGCGCTTTGGATACATGGTCGTTTGGTGCCAAACAATTATTTGAAAACTGCAAAATGGTAGTATTGCCCGGTAGTTTTTACTTCCACAGACGCGGTCACGACTCCTATTATATTAGAGATGCGTGGAATAAACGCAAATCCGTTTCACTACGTTTAATCAAACTTATCATCGCTTATATAGATCATATCCATCCGGCTGATGTTGATTATATCTTTTCAAAAAAGGGCAGATACAGTTGGTTTGATAACCTGGATAAACGCCCTATACGCGTAGTAGATAACTCAAAAGCCACAAAAGTTTGGGCTGAACATACATTGAAGGTTACTCCGCTGCGTAAAATGAATAACCGTATCGGGCATTACAGAAGCAGGCTTTCACACATACTTAAAAGGAAATAA
- a CDS encoding 50S ribosomal protein L11 methyltransferase yields the protein MKSHIKKLIIAITNNNILWPIIRPFAIFGFFAVNNRKKPAQIVSHVNDTIQAIFPTNQVLHGPFQGMKYPSFAAVGSALYPKLLGCYEKELSEAITDLLQNNYAEIIDIGCAEGYYAIGLGLRLPNTQIYAYDTDETARGLCRQMAKLNGIDERVSIKQTCTPEILESFPFNGRALIICDCEGFENDLFTKANIQNLLNCDLIIETHDFLNLRISDNLVKLFSATHHIHIVKSIDDIEKAKTYNYPETANLPVEEKYMLYRECRPAIMEWLICNPKQAAAK from the coding sequence ATGAAATCGCACATAAAAAAACTAATCATAGCCATAACAAACAACAATATCCTTTGGCCCATTATAAGACCATTTGCCATATTTGGTTTTTTTGCAGTCAACAACAGGAAAAAACCAGCACAGATAGTTAGTCATGTAAATGACACTATTCAGGCTATATTCCCAACAAATCAAGTGCTTCATGGGCCTTTTCAAGGTATGAAATATCCATCCTTTGCAGCGGTGGGTAGCGCTCTTTATCCCAAACTACTGGGGTGTTATGAAAAGGAATTGAGCGAGGCGATTACTGACCTTTTACAAAATAATTATGCCGAGATAATAGACATTGGCTGTGCAGAAGGTTATTATGCTATTGGATTGGGGCTACGCTTACCCAATACACAAATATACGCATATGACACGGACGAAACCGCCAGGGGACTGTGCCGCCAAATGGCAAAGCTTAACGGCATTGATGAAAGGGTTTCGATAAAACAAACCTGCACCCCTGAAATATTGGAAAGCTTCCCGTTTAATGGTCGGGCCCTGATAATTTGCGATTGTGAGGGCTTTGAAAACGACCTGTTCACTAAAGCCAATATTCAAAATTTGCTTAATTGCGATCTAATAATTGAAACGCATGATTTTTTGAACTTGCGTATTTCTGACAACCTCGTTAAATTATTTTCCGCAACTCATCATATTCATATTGTAAAAAGCATTGATGATATTGAAAAAGCAAAGACTTATAATTATCCCGAAACCGCAAACTTGCCAGTAGAGGAAAAGTATATGTTATATCGTGAATGCAGGCCTGCAATAATGGAATGGCTGATCTGTAACCCCAAACAAGCAGCGGCAAAATGA
- a CDS encoding exostosin domain-containing protein: MKIYILPVPGFLQPQKQAMRYPSHNNDYDAEQDFLIWIKKQKHLLTNNHQEANWHYLPVYWTRWHINHHFAAKGAGLKELKAEVDKVIIDDKKTFTIALFDGGILIDAGDTIVFNAGRTNNKAIDIPLICKPHKKPIFKIEKKYLAAFNGSFETHPVRMEIKKRFENNPEILIGGCLPTIFYKRWFLGKSFNINIMSSYVALCPRGTDCTSFRFFEAMQLGVAPCLISDRDVRPFKKFIPWDEMSYYVSTVDELETLLLNNLDKNEAIQKGEKAAECWKEKLNFQKWCKYVLMELNEL, encoded by the coding sequence ATGAAGATATATATACTGCCTGTCCCCGGCTTTTTACAACCACAAAAACAGGCAATGAGGTACCCATCACATAATAATGATTATGATGCCGAGCAAGACTTTCTGATATGGATAAAAAAACAAAAACATCTGCTTACAAATAACCATCAGGAGGCAAACTGGCATTATTTACCTGTATACTGGACACGTTGGCATATCAATCATCATTTTGCAGCTAAGGGTGCGGGGTTGAAAGAACTTAAAGCGGAAGTTGATAAAGTAATTATTGACGATAAAAAAACTTTTACCATAGCCTTGTTTGATGGGGGGATTCTGATTGACGCAGGTGACACTATTGTTTTTAACGCTGGTCGAACCAATAATAAGGCTATAGACATACCCTTAATATGCAAACCTCACAAGAAACCGATTTTTAAGATTGAGAAAAAATATTTAGCTGCATTTAATGGTTCTTTTGAAACACATCCGGTTAGAATGGAAATAAAGAAAAGGTTTGAAAATAACCCGGAGATTTTAATCGGCGGATGTTTACCAACGATTTTTTATAAAAGATGGTTTTTGGGGAAAAGTTTTAATATAAATATCATGTCATCATATGTTGCTTTATGTCCCCGCGGCACAGATTGTACCTCTTTTCGTTTCTTTGAGGCCATGCAATTAGGAGTAGCGCCTTGCCTTATCAGTGATAGAGATGTGCGCCCCTTTAAAAAATTTATCCCCTGGGATGAAATGAGTTATTATGTTTCCACCGTTGACGAGTTGGAGACACTACTACTAAACAACCTGGATAAAAATGAAGCTATACAAAAAGGCGAAAAAGCAGCTGAATGCTGGAAAGAAAAGTTAAATTTTCAGAAATGGTGCAAATATGTTTTAATGGAGCTAAATGAACTGTAA
- a CDS encoding class I SAM-dependent methyltransferase, with protein sequence MTVKYILTRLLGKAGYEFKKLPVSRSDKNDLIRLEADVKKFDKIKIHFGSGPRILKGWINIDLSYAHFGPYLQYYTDKHYPEVMRGNRDDLYIIDIFSDGIPLPDESVDIIFHEDFFEHLTQKQQIIFLAETLRVMKKGAVQRINTPNLVASMRDNSSFEKGKTGVYTAEWDNWEHYSVISPAILEDMAKIVGYSKIFFNSKDKSIAAKELPAEYRPDENDRAAADSNVFANLVK encoded by the coding sequence ATGACCGTTAAATATATTTTAACAAGGCTATTAGGCAAAGCGGGTTATGAGTTCAAGAAGTTGCCTGTGAGTAGGTCTGATAAAAATGACCTTATTCGCCTGGAGGCTGACGTTAAAAAATTTGATAAAATAAAAATACATTTTGGCAGCGGGCCAAGGATACTAAAGGGTTGGATAAACATCGACCTTTCTTATGCCCACTTTGGGCCCTATTTACAATATTATACAGATAAGCATTATCCCGAGGTGATGCGCGGTAACAGGGACGACCTTTATATAATAGATATTTTTAGTGATGGTATCCCGCTGCCCGATGAAAGCGTTGATATTATATTTCATGAAGATTTTTTTGAACACCTTACGCAAAAGCAACAGATCATATTCCTGGCGGAAACATTAAGGGTAATGAAAAAGGGGGCCGTTCAGCGCATCAATACCCCTAACCTGGTAGCATCTATGCGCGATAACTCATCTTTTGAAAAAGGGAAAACAGGGGTATACACTGCCGAATGGGACAATTGGGAACATTACAGCGTAATTAGTCCTGCCATATTAGAGGATATGGCCAAAATAGTGGGTTATTCAAAAATATTTTTTAACAGCAAGGATAAAAGTATAGCAGCAAAAGAGCTGCCCGCAGAATACCGGCCTGATGAGAATGACCGCGCAGCTGCTGATAGTAATGTGTTTGCCAATCTTGTAAAATGA
- a CDS encoding ABC transporter ATP-binding protein has translation MGKVIKVENLSKAYQLGDFGTGTISRDVERFWARLRGKEDPFLRIGEANDRTTKGTSDIVWSLKDINFEIEQGDTVGIIGRNGAGKSTLLKILSRVTSPTTGSVKIKGRIASLLEVGTGFHPELTGKENIYLNGAILGMRKAEIKRKFDEIVDFSGVERYIDTPVKRYSSGMYVRLAFAVAAHLESEILVVDEVLAVGDAEFQKKCLGKMGDISNAEGRTVLFVSHNMAAIKSICNKTILLNNGVIAENGDTMDVINKYLKGTYIHDSQKFSFIGTLTKSIVFNKILINNTEQLYLEIFPSNEIDIRVFAECITTVNKFRTSVSVTSEDETRVFTLHDYDTPQLLETGPFTSAFTIPAYFLRPGNYYISVGGHDGDYMTNGVDWIFGPNLISLKVLNEYGLQNDFANIGLINAPFKGRRL, from the coding sequence ATGGGTAAGGTAATTAAAGTTGAAAACCTGTCTAAGGCTTACCAGTTAGGCGATTTTGGCACCGGCACCATATCGCGCGATGTGGAACGCTTTTGGGCGCGACTGCGCGGTAAGGAAGACCCTTTTCTGAGGATTGGCGAAGCGAATGACCGTACCACCAAAGGCACCAGCGATATTGTATGGAGCTTGAAGGATATTAACTTTGAAATTGAACAGGGCGATACGGTTGGTATTATAGGCCGTAACGGTGCAGGGAAAAGCACGCTGCTCAAAATATTAAGCCGGGTAACCTCCCCTACCACCGGTTCGGTTAAAATAAAGGGGCGCATAGCAAGTTTGCTTGAGGTTGGCACAGGTTTCCATCCTGAATTAACTGGGAAGGAGAATATATACCTGAACGGCGCCATACTGGGCATGCGGAAGGCCGAAATAAAACGCAAGTTTGATGAAATAGTAGATTTCTCGGGGGTGGAACGATATATCGATACTCCCGTAAAACGTTACTCATCCGGCATGTATGTGCGTTTGGCTTTTGCCGTTGCGGCGCACCTGGAATCGGAAATATTAGTAGTTGATGAAGTACTGGCCGTTGGCGATGCCGAATTTCAAAAAAAGTGCCTGGGGAAAATGGGCGATATCAGTAATGCCGAGGGCCGGACAGTTTTGTTTGTAAGCCATAATATGGCAGCCATTAAAAGCATATGCAACAAAACCATCTTACTAAACAATGGCGTTATTGCCGAGAACGGCGACACAATGGATGTGATAAATAAATATTTAAAGGGCACTTATATACACGATAGCCAAAAGTTTTCATTTATCGGCACATTAACTAAAAGCATTGTATTTAATAAAATACTGATCAATAATACCGAGCAACTTTATCTTGAAATATTCCCATCAAACGAGATTGATATCCGCGTATTTGCAGAATGTATAACCACGGTGAATAAATTCAGGACATCGGTATCTGTTACCAGCGAAGATGAAACCAGGGTATTTACCCTGCACGATTATGATACTCCACAACTATTAGAAACCGGACCGTTTACATCAGCATTTACTATTCCCGCTTATTTCCTGCGGCCGGGCAACTATTATATTTCGGTGGGTGGCCACGATGGAGATTATATGACAAATGGTGTAGATTGGATATTTGGCCCTAATTTAATTAGCCTTAAAGTATTAAATGAATACGGTTTACAAAATGATTTTGCTAACATTGGTTTAATAAATGCACCTTTTAAAGGACGAAGATTGTAA
- a CDS encoding ABC transporter permease yields the protein MEDTLQEDWDIEVTAKSKLLDLKLKDVWHYRDLLVLLVRRDFVSFYKQTIFGPVWFFIQPIITVGFFSFVFGNLAGISTDGVPKPLFYLAGTIIWNYFSDCLLKTSTVFKDNAALLGKVYFPRLIMPLSIVASNLIRFAVQLILFLLLLGIYAFKSGIFTVNAYALLFPLLIVLIAAQGLGLGMLISSVTTKYRDLAFVVSFGVPLLIYATTVVYPLSVAQSKFPQYSWLIKLNPITAVIEFFRYGFLSKGTNSWELLIYSGGASAFILLAGIIIFNRVERSFVDTV from the coding sequence ATGGAAGATACTTTACAGGAAGACTGGGACATAGAGGTTACAGCCAAAAGTAAACTGCTTGATCTGAAGTTGAAGGATGTTTGGCACTACCGCGACCTGCTGGTGTTGCTGGTGCGCCGGGATTTCGTTTCGTTTTATAAGCAAACCATATTTGGCCCTGTTTGGTTCTTTATCCAACCCATTATTACTGTGGGCTTTTTTTCATTTGTGTTTGGCAACCTGGCAGGCATATCAACCGATGGTGTACCCAAACCGCTGTTCTATTTAGCAGGTACTATTATCTGGAATTACTTCTCAGATTGCCTGCTTAAAACTTCAACCGTTTTTAAAGATAACGCGGCGCTTTTAGGTAAGGTTTACTTTCCGCGGTTAATTATGCCGTTAAGTATAGTAGCATCAAACCTGATAAGATTTGCGGTGCAGTTAATTTTGTTTTTGCTGTTACTGGGCATATATGCTTTTAAAAGCGGCATCTTTACGGTAAATGCCTACGCTTTATTATTTCCGTTGCTTATTGTGCTTATTGCGGCGCAGGGCCTGGGCTTAGGCATGCTCATATCATCCGTTACCACCAAATACCGCGACCTGGCTTTTGTGGTAAGTTTTGGTGTGCCGCTTTTAATATATGCCACTACAGTTGTGTACCCTTTGTCTGTAGCGCAGTCAAAATTCCCGCAATACAGCTGGCTTATTAAACTAAACCCAATTACAGCGGTGATAGAGTTTTTCAGGTACGGATTTTTAAGTAAAGGCACAAACAGTTGGGAATTGCTGATATACAGCGGAGGCGCCTCGGCATTTATATTGTTAGCTGGCATTATTATATTTAACCGGGTAGAGCGTTCATTTGTTGATACGGTATAA